A single window of Microscilla marina ATCC 23134 DNA harbors:
- a CDS encoding flavin reductase family protein, whose product MTTFKTVNPKEVSTGAFHGFMLGAVAPRPIAFASTIDNEGNVNLSPFSFFNAFGANPPTLIFSPARRVRDNTTKHTLENAQATKEVVINIVNYPIVEQMSLASTEYDQGVNEFNKSGLTEEPSLLVKPPRVKEAPAAFECIVKDIIETGTEGGAGNLIVCEVVMAHFNEAILDEDGKVDPFKADLVARMGGNWYCRANGDALFEIEKPIRNKGIGVDQLPEAVRNSHVLTGNNLGKLGNVEKLPESAEVSKFSESDAIQAVRKETGDLQENLHRLAQKYLANNEVTQAWLTLLQK is encoded by the coding sequence ATGACAACATTTAAGACAGTAAACCCCAAAGAAGTATCCACGGGAGCATTTCACGGTTTTATGTTAGGTGCAGTAGCACCCCGTCCCATCGCCTTTGCCAGCACCATCGATAACGAAGGAAATGTTAACTTAAGCCCATTTAGTTTTTTCAATGCTTTTGGTGCCAACCCTCCTACGTTGATTTTTTCTCCAGCACGCCGTGTGCGTGACAACACTACCAAACACACCCTCGAAAATGCCCAGGCTACCAAAGAGGTCGTGATCAATATTGTAAACTACCCTATAGTAGAGCAAATGTCGCTGGCAAGCACCGAATACGACCAAGGTGTGAATGAGTTCAACAAATCAGGCCTGACCGAAGAGCCCTCTTTATTGGTCAAACCTCCCAGGGTAAAAGAAGCCCCTGCTGCATTTGAGTGCATAGTAAAAGATATTATCGAAACAGGAACAGAAGGTGGGGCAGGTAATCTCATCGTTTGTGAGGTTGTAATGGCGCATTTTAATGAAGCCATTCTGGATGAAGATGGTAAAGTAGACCCTTTTAAAGCTGATTTGGTAGCGCGTATGGGGGGCAATTGGTACTGTCGTGCCAACGGTGATGCTTTGTTTGAAATAGAAAAACCTATTCGTAATAAAGGTATCGGAGTAGACCAGTTGCCCGAAGCTGTGCGCAACAGCCATGTATTGACCGGGAATAACCTGGGTAAATTGGGCAATGTAGAAAAACTGCCTGAATCTGCTGAAGTAAGCAAGTTTAGCGAAAGCGATGCCATACAAGCTGTGCGCAAAGAAACGGGTGATCTACAGGAAAACCTACATCGCCTGGCGCAAAAATACCTGGCCAACAATGAGGTAACTCAAGCCTGGTTGACACTGTTGCAAAAGTAA
- a CDS encoding leucine-rich repeat domain-containing protein has protein sequence MKLKKTFTSFLKKIPLTAHLLLLALMLFLMTSCGGKKNNQSETKDSTAQSTPPPVAKLMTNQELYKTEEVEGLEAALKKPAHVYRLSLQQSGLKTLSDDIQKLKNLQSLAVGMNPGLNLGQVIGQLESLPLLQELNTSDNELKRIPANIKNLQQVHSIWLDNNPTLDLKQAFTAMSAMPKLEEVSLVDSKVMELPADISKMKGLKRLVVSHNKLQTLPNSFDQLQKLEFVDLSSNKKLNISQVLNELVKIKSLKRLFLSKCELKKIPDTIGKLENLEVLILNSNQIETLPASMKNLTKLKELYIAGNPLVPQAVEGLKTLFPKVRITK, from the coding sequence ATGAAACTTAAAAAAACTTTTACTTCATTTTTGAAAAAAATACCCTTAACTGCTCACCTGTTGCTGCTTGCTTTGATGCTGTTTTTGATGACCAGTTGTGGAGGCAAAAAGAACAACCAAAGTGAGACCAAAGATTCTACTGCCCAAAGCACCCCACCACCTGTTGCCAAACTCATGACTAACCAGGAGTTGTATAAGACTGAAGAGGTAGAGGGCTTGGAGGCTGCATTAAAAAAACCTGCCCATGTATACCGATTGTCTTTACAGCAATCAGGGTTAAAAACCCTCTCCGATGACATACAAAAACTGAAAAATCTGCAAAGTCTTGCCGTTGGCATGAATCCAGGACTAAATCTGGGGCAGGTAATAGGGCAACTGGAAAGCTTACCTTTGCTGCAAGAGCTCAATACAAGCGATAACGAACTTAAGCGCATTCCTGCGAATATAAAAAACTTACAGCAGGTACATTCTATTTGGTTAGACAACAACCCCACCCTTGACCTCAAGCAAGCCTTTACAGCGATGAGCGCCATGCCCAAGCTGGAAGAAGTATCTTTAGTAGACAGCAAAGTGATGGAATTGCCTGCTGACATAAGCAAAATGAAGGGGCTTAAAAGATTGGTAGTAAGCCACAATAAGTTACAGACTTTGCCTAATAGTTTTGATCAATTACAAAAATTAGAGTTTGTAGACTTATCGAGTAATAAAAAGCTTAATATATCTCAGGTATTGAACGAATTGGTAAAAATAAAAAGCCTGAAAAGGTTGTTTTTGAGCAAATGTGAGCTAAAAAAAATACCGGATACTATAGGTAAGCTCGAAAACTTAGAAGTATTGATACTGAACTCGAACCAAATAGAAACCCTGCCCGCTTCAATGAAAAATCTTACAAAACTGAAGGAATTGTATATCGCAGGCAATCCACTGGTACCCCAGGCAGTAGAGGGGCTCAAGACCTTGTTTCCTAAGGTAAGAATCACCAAATAA
- a CDS encoding GAF domain-containing protein, whose translation MSVKKRNRLSYFIRLDFSSIQGRITFVFVLLALLMFSVILLINYTWLSNNRQYKKIIDTTQPIQRHSISLLNTAKQTQVNLHKYLILKDTTYKTKNRKIWLLTIPAQKDSLLFNLAQNSDNTRLAYVNITQRLEELRQLQKQAEIVYQRKDVVLAIRQFLVSDLPLALSELEKAVNRMTGIQKDREIELLEEYANSNRKRYVIFVVSLVAIILFHYFLGAFIMTALMSKIMPIKTQIANLSKGDLPDPLPKKSDEFGSTVRYINELSHNLKLVKNYANQVGEGRFDSNLTIFNEGSELGVALSEMGRSLQKVYDEEQLRIWITDGLAKFAEILRQSSDDLDHLCYEVISQLVKYIDIVQGGIFILNNHEAAPFFELRASYAYDRMKFVERKVSVDEGLIGRVYNEKEMVYVETIPENYLYVESGLGETPPKTLVLLPLKNDKEIEGVVELASFRKFEPHELEFLQRLSESIAATITVVITHQKNERMLAEYQEMTSTLKEQQIELQQNSEELHIAKQEIEKKLKDSQAKQ comes from the coding sequence ATGAGTGTGAAAAAAAGAAATCGTTTATCTTACTTTATTCGTCTGGACTTTAGCAGCATACAAGGACGCATTACATTTGTGTTTGTCCTGCTTGCTTTGCTAATGTTTAGTGTGATTCTCTTGATTAACTACACCTGGCTGAGTAATAACCGACAGTATAAAAAAATCATAGACACCACCCAACCCATTCAGCGTCATAGCATTAGCCTGCTCAATACTGCCAAGCAAACCCAGGTAAACCTACATAAATACCTGATATTAAAAGATACCACTTACAAAACCAAAAACCGTAAAATCTGGTTACTCACCATTCCTGCACAAAAAGACTCCTTGTTGTTTAATTTGGCTCAAAACTCAGACAACACCCGCCTGGCGTATGTTAACATTACCCAACGCCTTGAAGAACTCAGACAACTACAAAAACAAGCCGAAATAGTATACCAACGAAAAGATGTAGTGCTTGCCATCCGTCAGTTTTTAGTGTCAGACCTTCCGTTGGCATTGAGCGAGCTGGAGAAAGCCGTAAATAGAATGACAGGTATTCAAAAAGACAGAGAGATAGAGTTGCTGGAAGAATATGCCAACAGCAACCGCAAACGTTATGTCATATTTGTAGTGTCATTGGTGGCGATCATCTTATTCCATTACTTTTTGGGAGCATTTATTATGACAGCCCTCATGAGCAAAATTATGCCAATAAAAACACAGATTGCTAATTTGAGCAAAGGTGATTTGCCCGACCCTTTGCCCAAAAAATCAGATGAGTTTGGCTCTACTGTGCGTTACATCAATGAGTTGTCTCACAACCTCAAACTGGTGAAAAACTACGCCAATCAGGTGGGAGAGGGGCGTTTTGACTCTAACCTTACCATATTTAACGAAGGAAGTGAGCTAGGAGTAGCCCTAAGTGAAATGGGAAGAAGCCTGCAGAAGGTATACGATGAAGAGCAGTTGAGAATATGGATTACAGATGGTTTGGCTAAGTTTGCCGAAATATTGAGGCAAAGCAGCGATGATTTAGACCACCTGTGCTATGAGGTAATCTCACAGTTGGTAAAATATATAGACATTGTGCAAGGTGGCATATTTATTCTCAATAATCATGAAGCTGCTCCTTTCTTTGAACTTCGGGCGTCGTATGCTTATGATAGAATGAAGTTTGTCGAACGAAAGGTTTCGGTAGACGAAGGCTTGATTGGTAGGGTATACAACGAAAAAGAAATGGTATATGTAGAAACCATTCCCGAAAACTACCTCTATGTAGAGTCAGGATTGGGCGAAACTCCACCCAAAACCTTGGTTTTGCTGCCCCTCAAAAACGACAAAGAAATAGAAGGAGTAGTAGAGTTGGCTTCATTCCGCAAGTTTGAGCCACACGAACTGGAGTTTTTGCAACGCCTCAGCGAAAGCATTGCTGCTACTATTACTGTAGTAATTACCCATCAAAAAAACGAACGAATGCTTGCAGAGTATCAAGAAATGACCTCTACCCTGAAAGAGCAACAAATAGAGCTGCAGCAAAACTCTGAAGAACTGCACATAGCCAAACAAGAAATTGAAAAAAAATTAAAAGATAGCCAAGCAAAGCAGTAA